Proteins encoded by one window of Nitrincola iocasae:
- a CDS encoding BREX protein BrxB domain-containing protein, translating to MSSLSADFNELMERMKRGREFGHASYEPIYYLVFSPRSILDVKRQMKAWEARLSNDGWDVHTFSITTTIQEIFDSVPNMVKTIWQKQDAAAPLNWDKTNTSLANRLEQGALTAKLAEKLASLDGNANSILLVTDLEALHPYTRIGVIEGELQGKFCVPTVFFYPGIRTGKTRLKFLSFYPEDGNYRSDHVGG from the coding sequence ATGTCATCGCTGAGTGCTGACTTCAACGAATTGATGGAACGGATGAAGCGTGGCCGCGAATTTGGCCATGCTAGCTATGAACCCATCTACTACCTGGTGTTTTCCCCGCGTTCCATCCTGGATGTGAAGCGGCAGATGAAAGCCTGGGAAGCCCGCCTGTCGAATGATGGTTGGGATGTACACACTTTTTCGATCACCACCACCATTCAAGAGATATTTGACTCTGTACCGAACATGGTGAAAACCATCTGGCAGAAGCAGGATGCCGCCGCACCGCTGAATTGGGACAAAACCAATACATCACTGGCCAACCGGTTGGAGCAGGGTGCCCTGACGGCAAAGTTGGCTGAAAAGCTGGCATCTCTTGACGGTAATGCGAACTCCATCCTGCTGGTCACCGACTTGGAGGCCCTTCACCCCTATACACGCATAGGTGTTATTGAAGGTGAGCTACAAGGCAAGTTTTGCGTGCCAACGGTTTTCTTTTATCCGGGCATTCGTACAGGTAAAACACGACTTAAATTTTTAAGCTTCTACCCAGAAGATGGCAACTACCGCTCGGATCACGTAGGCGGCTAA
- a CDS encoding BrxA family protein: MSATPFYTTQLQAGLGLIEETKLLLSLYEPGQSGAALYDKALESGMFPTVSARRLRNIVVECFTPRYIKTGAAEHLQALQGRAGSSVMNQLFLYYTASANLILADFIREVYWARYAGGGNQVSLEDSRHFVEQAVRDGKTQKPWSETTVKRISSYLVGCCADYGLLSSRRTAERSIQPLRIEQATVLYLAYKQHFDGNGDNAVIAHSAWALFGLESADVRNEFKRMSLNNWLIVQAAGDVTRISWPFKSMEDVVNVIAEC, encoded by the coding sequence GTGAGCGCTACCCCGTTTTACACCACCCAGCTGCAGGCCGGGTTGGGTTTGATTGAAGAAACCAAGCTGCTGCTGTCGCTTTATGAGCCTGGGCAAAGTGGTGCCGCTCTGTATGACAAAGCCCTTGAGTCCGGTATGTTTCCCACTGTCTCAGCCCGCCGCTTGCGCAACATCGTGGTGGAGTGCTTTACCCCTCGTTATATCAAGACCGGGGCGGCTGAACATCTACAGGCACTGCAGGGCAGGGCAGGCTCATCGGTGATGAATCAGTTGTTTCTTTATTATACCGCCAGTGCAAACCTAATCCTGGCGGACTTTATCCGTGAAGTGTACTGGGCACGCTATGCTGGTGGCGGCAATCAGGTATCGCTGGAAGATTCCCGCCACTTTGTTGAGCAAGCCGTACGCGATGGCAAGACGCAAAAGCCTTGGTCAGAGACTACCGTCAAACGCATTTCGTCTTACCTGGTAGGTTGCTGTGCTGACTATGGCCTTTTGTCTTCTCGCAGAACTGCCGAGCGCAGTATTCAACCCCTGCGGATTGAACAGGCCACGGTACTCTACCTGGCCTATAAACAGCACTTTGACGGTAATGGCGACAATGCCGTTATCGCTCACTCGGCTTGGGCTCTGTTTGGACTGGAGTCTGCCGATGTCAGGAATGAATTCAAACGCATGTCGCTCAACAACTGGTTGATCGTACAGGCGGCTGGCGATGTTACACGCATCAGTTGGCCATTCAAATCAATGGAGGATGTCGTCAATGTCATCGCTGAGTGCTGA
- the pglX gene encoding BREX-1 system adenine-specific DNA-methyltransferase PglX, producing the protein MAFDQTTRGRLQKFVNASRELLSEELTRQLQATYGLDPKTGTVADLSELKHLDNRERQTAQLLREILQHYIAATPGKNTKEQTLQSLDRLVREQAFTVLNRMAALRMMEARDVLMESIAKGYNSRGFELYKMLSGTSQGETGDAYRNYLFSLFDEFSVDLELLFDRHGAQGQLFPRESALLELLEQINHPEIEHLWAEDETIGWIYQYFNSQEERKKMRKESQAPRNSRELAVRNQFFTPRYVVEFLVDNTLGRIWFDVTQGSTSLYDRCQYLLVKPEELEAKRAEPATRTLRDPRTLKLLDPACGSMHFGLYAFDLFLEIYREAWAWEQQQGPGSLDLSTQTDAGFKPLIQTYTDEAAYLRDVPRLIIEHNIYGVDIDPRAAQIATLALWLRAQRAWYEAGVKAPQRPIIGQGHVIAAIAPPAEKELRQQFAEQLDKKDAELFEKTLQLLHNLPELGVLLQVEQELPKLIKQVYGGSGYGLFAAQEQETWQQAEQRLRQALSTFTEQVSSSYQSRLFALDALQGLRLIDLTREVFDVVVMNPPFGEACSGAESYISKKYPNWNKNILCVFIERLSMLLCPKGYLASVIDRSPLNKSSYSKFRESILLKNNSLEMVLDLGWGVLDANVEVSSVILGEEVGASELTTFIDSRKYSLDDKSTYIYKAINDHKELFVHKTNSFAQFPNSSLVYELSDNLLDLFSRLPNFSNQGFTGYTGHQLQSDRHFRLFWELPLTEEVEKNEKYVKMYNGGEFVRYVHPRRDVAIFGPYSKIGSENFPSYSYRLQNKDKHFLKGVGFGVRGDILDSHLIDDDNTIFTVEGQCIPISHEDERWLLLAILNSQITSTLLNTFSGQHKYSGYTNLLPIAAGCESLSRNIINLTKEIHFIKSSYYKYDETTVFFDAPYLITAFNDGHSVEKLLHDLIEKIESDNRNIQKIHHEINCFILKFYGIKDDESISQVKNDMLQSPDEVVPVWGGLERNEIKETVCFEFINYLVGCLFGRFDEKQEKVSCIVEDDTLNGLSYLISDRWLPIFEDLRPIVGIASGRQGISTFFTQTNKFFEWHLKKFTCSRRPSPVYWPLQTPSGSYTLWVYYNHLNEQTLYACINDFVDIKIEEVLQDLNSLRGKPARSRQEDNDLEKLSDLSSELYDFRYELLQLAKFWKPNLNDGVQITAAPLWKLFQHKAWQKKLKETWVKLEKGDYDWAHLALNYWPDRVLCKCHEDRSLAIAHDVEEEFWEEVEVPVIRRGKDTGETKLEWQPKDLSEAQLQALIHQVRQELSL; encoded by the coding sequence ATGGCGTTTGATCAGACCACCCGTGGCCGCTTACAAAAGTTCGTCAACGCAAGCCGAGAACTGCTCAGTGAAGAGCTGACCCGTCAGCTGCAAGCCACCTACGGCCTCGACCCGAAGACTGGCACCGTTGCCGACTTGAGTGAGCTCAAGCACCTGGACAACCGCGAGCGTCAAACCGCCCAGTTGTTGCGTGAGATTCTGCAGCACTATATCGCTGCCACGCCAGGTAAAAATACCAAGGAGCAAACGCTGCAGTCGCTGGACCGGCTGGTACGCGAACAGGCCTTTACTGTGCTCAACCGCATGGCCGCTCTGCGCATGATGGAAGCCCGTGATGTACTGATGGAGTCCATCGCCAAAGGCTACAACTCCAGAGGCTTTGAGCTGTATAAAATGCTGTCGGGCACCAGCCAGGGTGAAACCGGTGATGCCTACCGCAACTACTTGTTCAGCCTGTTTGACGAATTCAGTGTCGATCTGGAGCTGCTGTTTGATCGCCATGGTGCCCAGGGCCAACTCTTCCCCAGGGAATCCGCGTTGCTGGAACTGCTGGAGCAGATTAATCACCCGGAGATCGAACACCTCTGGGCAGAAGATGAAACCATCGGCTGGATCTACCAGTACTTCAACTCTCAGGAAGAGCGCAAAAAAATGCGCAAGGAGTCCCAGGCGCCGCGTAACAGCCGCGAGCTGGCCGTTCGTAACCAGTTTTTCACCCCGCGCTATGTGGTCGAGTTTCTGGTGGACAACACGCTTGGACGAATCTGGTTTGATGTAACACAGGGTAGCACCAGCCTTTATGACCGCTGCCAATACCTGCTGGTAAAGCCGGAAGAGCTGGAAGCCAAACGGGCGGAACCGGCAACACGTACCCTGCGTGACCCACGTACCCTCAAACTCCTCGATCCGGCCTGTGGCTCCATGCACTTTGGCCTCTATGCCTTTGACCTCTTCCTGGAGATCTACCGCGAAGCCTGGGCATGGGAGCAACAGCAGGGCCCTGGCAGTTTGGATCTGTCCACTCAGACTGATGCAGGCTTTAAGCCGTTAATCCAGACCTACACAGACGAAGCGGCTTACCTGCGCGATGTGCCACGCCTGATCATTGAGCACAACATATACGGGGTGGATATCGACCCCCGTGCCGCCCAAATTGCGACGCTGGCACTTTGGCTGCGTGCCCAGCGTGCCTGGTATGAGGCTGGCGTTAAGGCACCGCAACGCCCGATTATTGGTCAAGGCCATGTGATCGCTGCCATCGCGCCGCCTGCGGAAAAAGAGCTACGCCAACAGTTTGCCGAACAGTTGGATAAAAAGGACGCTGAACTATTCGAGAAAACCCTGCAGCTACTGCATAACCTGCCTGAGCTTGGTGTACTACTGCAGGTTGAGCAAGAACTGCCCAAGCTGATCAAGCAGGTATACGGAGGTAGTGGCTACGGGCTGTTTGCAGCACAGGAGCAGGAAACCTGGCAGCAGGCAGAGCAACGGCTGCGGCAGGCGCTGAGTACCTTTACCGAGCAGGTTAGTAGCAGTTACCAGAGCAGACTGTTCGCCTTGGATGCACTCCAAGGGCTGCGGTTGATTGATCTGACTCGTGAAGTCTTTGATGTGGTGGTTATGAATCCTCCTTTCGGAGAGGCTTGTTCAGGAGCAGAAAGTTATATTAGTAAAAAGTACCCGAATTGGAATAAGAATATTTTATGTGTTTTTATAGAACGATTGTCTATGCTGTTATGCCCGAAAGGTTATTTGGCTTCCGTAATTGATCGAAGTCCATTAAATAAGTCGAGCTACAGCAAATTCAGGGAGAGTATTTTACTTAAAAATAACTCATTGGAAATGGTGTTGGATTTAGGTTGGGGTGTGTTAGATGCTAATGTTGAAGTTTCATCAGTAATTCTTGGTGAAGAGGTCGGCGCTTCGGAGTTAACTACCTTTATCGATTCGAGAAAATACAGTCTTGATGATAAGTCTACGTATATATATAAAGCTATAAATGATCATAAGGAATTGTTCGTTCACAAAACCAATAGTTTCGCTCAATTTCCAAACTCTTCCTTAGTTTACGAGCTGTCTGATAATCTATTAGATTTATTTTCACGGCTACCTAATTTTAGTAACCAAGGCTTCACAGGATATACTGGACATCAACTTCAGTCTGACAGGCATTTTCGATTGTTTTGGGAGCTCCCTCTCACCGAAGAAGTCGAAAAAAACGAAAAGTATGTAAAAATGTACAATGGTGGGGAGTTTGTTCGGTATGTTCACCCTCGCAGAGATGTGGCTATTTTTGGTCCTTATTCAAAAATTGGTTCGGAAAACTTTCCGTCATACTCTTATAGACTTCAGAACAAAGACAAGCATTTTTTGAAGGGTGTCGGTTTTGGGGTTAGGGGTGATATTCTTGATTCACATTTAATCGATGATGACAATACAATTTTTACCGTAGAAGGACAGTGTATACCAATATCTCATGAAGATGAGCGTTGGCTTTTGTTGGCTATTCTAAATAGCCAAATAACCTCGACATTGCTAAATACATTCTCAGGACAACACAAGTATTCAGGGTATACGAACCTCCTGCCTATAGCCGCTGGTTGTGAATCTTTATCTAGAAATATAATAAATTTAACAAAAGAAATACACTTCATTAAATCATCGTATTATAAGTACGATGAAACAACTGTTTTTTTTGATGCTCCTTATTTAATAACAGCTTTTAATGATGGTCATTCAGTGGAGAAATTGTTACATGATCTAATTGAAAAGATTGAATCTGATAACAGAAATATTCAAAAAATTCATCATGAAATAAACTGTTTTATTCTTAAGTTCTATGGAATTAAAGATGATGAATCAATTTCTCAAGTGAAAAACGATATGCTTCAGTCACCAGATGAAGTTGTTCCTGTATGGGGGGGGCTTGAAAGAAATGAAATAAAAGAAACTGTGTGTTTTGAATTTATTAACTACCTTGTTGGTTGCTTATTTGGCCGATTTGATGAAAAGCAAGAAAAAGTTTCTTGTATAGTGGAAGATGACACCTTAAATGGTCTTTCCTATTTGATCAGTGATAGGTGGCTGCCTATTTTCGAGGACTTAAGACCTATCGTAGGTATTGCCTCAGGAAGGCAGGGGATTTCGACTTTCTTCACTCAAACAAATAAATTCTTCGAATGGCATCTTAAAAAATTCACATGCTCAAGACGACCAAGCCCGGTATACTGGCCACTACAAACACCATCCGGATCCTATACTTTATGGGTTTATTATAATCACCTAAACGAGCAAACGCTTTATGCTTGTATCAACGATTTTGTTGATATTAAGATAGAGGAGGTTTTGCAAGATTTGAATAGCTTACGTGGAAAACCTGCCCGTAGCAGACAAGAAGACAATGATCTAGAAAAACTCAGCGACCTTTCCAGTGAGCTGTACGACTTTCGTTATGAATTACTGCAGCTGGCCAAATTCTGGAAGCCGAATCTAAACGATGGTGTGCAAATTACAGCTGCACCCTTATGGAAGCTATTCCAACACAAAGCTTGGCAGAAAAAGCTCAAAGAAACCTGGGTCAAGCTGGAGAAAGGCGACTACGACTGGGCGCACCTGGCGCTGAACTATTGGCCCGATCGCGTGCTGTGCAAATGCCACGAAGACCGGAGCCTGGCCATAGCCCATGATGTCGAAGAAGAGTTCTGGGAAGAGGTCGAAGTACCGGTGATTCGCCGTGGTAAGGATACCGGCGAGACTAAGCTAGAATGGCAACCTAAAGATCTGTCTGAAGCCCAGCTGCAGGCATTGATTCACCAAGTCCGTCAGGAACTAAGTCTATGA
- a CDS encoding AAA family ATPase — protein sequence MSTQSTSARRGIPRIESIKVENYRALKKIELKDLTPLTVLLGPNGSGKSTIFDVLSFLSECFQFNLRQAWDRRGRAKELKTRGQTGPIVFELKYREQPGMPVITYHLAIDEGTKGPEVVEEWLQWRRGQKGKPFRFLEFSRGKGRAVSGETPDEDNQREEVNLRSPDLIAVNTLGQLSDHPRIAALREFITDWYVSYLSIDQTRHQPEAGPQERLSKSGENLANVIQYLKEQHPERLEQIFKVLRQRIPRLEQVEASPMPDGRLLLQIKDAPFEQPVLSRYASDGTMKMLAYLAVLYDPEPPRFIGIEEPENFLHPRLLPELAEECRNAAANSQLFITSHSPFLLNSMRPEEVRVLYRDEQGFTKAVRVSDIRGIKEFVQEGASLGYLWMEGHFGMGDPLVNFGAPRTKIGK from the coding sequence ATGAGTACCCAAAGTACCTCTGCACGCCGAGGCATCCCTCGTATTGAATCGATTAAGGTCGAGAACTACCGGGCGCTGAAAAAAATTGAGCTGAAAGACTTGACGCCGCTCACCGTGCTGCTTGGCCCCAATGGCAGCGGCAAGTCGACAATTTTTGATGTGTTGAGTTTTTTGTCGGAGTGCTTTCAATTCAATCTTCGTCAAGCCTGGGATCGCCGTGGGCGTGCTAAAGAATTGAAAACTCGCGGTCAAACTGGTCCGATTGTGTTTGAGCTTAAATACCGTGAGCAGCCAGGTATGCCTGTGATCACTTATCACTTGGCTATTGATGAAGGCACCAAAGGGCCTGAGGTGGTTGAGGAGTGGTTGCAGTGGCGTCGAGGCCAAAAGGGTAAACCTTTCCGCTTTTTGGAGTTTTCACGTGGTAAAGGTCGTGCCGTCAGTGGTGAAACCCCTGATGAAGATAATCAGCGCGAAGAAGTTAACCTACGCTCGCCGGATTTGATCGCAGTGAACACCTTGGGTCAGCTCTCAGATCATCCACGTATTGCCGCCTTACGTGAGTTCATCACTGACTGGTATGTGTCTTATCTGTCGATCGATCAAACCCGACACCAGCCAGAAGCCGGGCCGCAGGAGCGCCTGAGCAAAAGCGGCGAGAATCTAGCTAATGTGATTCAGTACTTAAAAGAGCAGCACCCGGAGCGCTTGGAACAGATTTTTAAAGTGCTGCGCCAGCGCATACCCCGCTTGGAACAAGTAGAAGCTTCACCCATGCCGGATGGGCGTTTGCTGCTACAGATTAAAGATGCCCCCTTTGAGCAACCAGTGCTATCTCGCTATGCCTCCGATGGCACCATGAAAATGCTCGCCTACTTGGCAGTGCTTTACGACCCTGAACCCCCTCGTTTTATCGGAATAGAAGAGCCGGAGAACTTTCTCCATCCACGTCTGTTGCCGGAGCTAGCCGAGGAGTGCCGCAACGCTGCAGCTAATTCACAGCTATTTATCACCAGCCATTCTCCGTTCCTACTCAATTCCATGCGTCCAGAAGAGGTGCGGGTACTTTACCGTGATGAGCAAGGTTTCACTAAAGCGGTACGTGTGTCGGATATCCGTGGTATTAAGGAATTTGTACAAGAAGGTGCCAGCCTGGGTTATCTCTGGATGGAAGGTCACTTTGGCATGGGTGATCCTTTGGTGAACTTTGGTGCACCACGTACCAAAATAGGGAAATGA
- a CDS encoding DUF4276 family protein, with protein MLEKLMIFVEEISMEAALEQLMPKLLQDVEFEIYRFQCKDDLLKNLPARLRAYSSWLPPEWAILVLVDRDNNDCRELKQQLETVAQQSGLSTKTQGGDRFQVVNRIVIEELEAWFFGDWPAVKQAYPRVPDNIPQKAPFRNPDAIKGGTWEALERLLKRAGYFPAGLNKLQCAREVATHMTPDANRSASFNAFVQAINAIRVCE; from the coding sequence ATGCTTGAAAAGCTGATGATCTTTGTGGAAGAAATATCCATGGAAGCCGCACTTGAGCAGCTCATGCCTAAGCTCTTGCAGGATGTTGAGTTTGAAATTTACCGCTTCCAGTGTAAAGACGATCTGTTGAAAAACCTTCCAGCACGGTTGCGTGCCTACAGCAGTTGGTTGCCACCTGAATGGGCTATTCTGGTGCTAGTAGATCGAGATAATAACGACTGCCGTGAGTTAAAGCAGCAACTGGAAACTGTGGCGCAACAATCCGGTTTGAGTACCAAAACCCAAGGAGGTGACCGCTTTCAGGTGGTCAACCGCATCGTCATTGAAGAGCTAGAAGCCTGGTTTTTTGGTGATTGGCCTGCGGTCAAACAGGCCTACCCGCGTGTACCGGACAATATCCCGCAAAAAGCCCCCTTCCGTAACCCCGACGCAATCAAAGGTGGGACTTGGGAAGCTCTGGAACGGTTGCTAAAAAGGGCGGGCTACTTCCCCGCAGGCTTGAACAAACTGCAATGCGCTCGTGAAGTCGCTACTCACATGACCCCTGATGCCAATCGCTCCGCCAGCTTCAATGCGTTTGTACAGGCCATTAACGCCATCAGGGTATGTGAATAA
- the brxC gene encoding BREX system P-loop protein BrxC, protein MAVEIKSLFDSNKNIYRTIEKVITYGASQEERLKAEISEYVVTDSIEEQLESLLQKMDAAMEAGGQNEVGVWVSGFYGSGKSSLTKYLGLAFDDRVQIDGVPFIQHLKDRLKKNTTKALLTKVASRFPAAVLMLDLASEQVAGATMEEVSTVLYYKVLQWAGYSRNLKVAAFERRLKLDGRHEEFLQLFRDLTEGEEWESYRNDELVVDSVIPEMAHQLYPQLFKTPTSFTTESSEVIRFENDRVTEMLDIAREATGKEYIIFIIDEVGQYVGSRQNLILNLDGLAKNLKNIGDGKVWIIGTAQQTLTEDDSKAALNSAELFKLKDRFPIQIDLEANDIKEICYTRLLGKSATGESELGQLFDLHGQALRHNTKLVDARAYGADFKRQTFIDLYPFLPAHFDILLHLLGALAKSTGGYGLRSAIKVVQDILVDESDNRTPIAKQPMGWLVNTVTLFDALEKDIRRAFASLYASVDKVKLRFPDSALHQDIAKTVCILQVLNNLPVSRQNVTSLLHSGIAQASAADSIANAIEELISDPIVPFGEQDSNLCFFSEKLNEIEQERASIATRSVELRRIISDALKEVYSPLPATQLNGTLSVQTGLKVLTTAGAVPTALAGDRNPVQTIIELVDPVEYDNAKTRLTNDSRQKGELQNIYLLGRTTPEMDELTTEIFRCREVATRYRNEPDQEVKDYCAGQLDRASRLLSDLERHIRRSLLQGSFLFRGTLTAVDSQSQDLIEAARKHLADVAEQVFDRYAEVPVRAGTDLAEKFLRLGNLSAVTHQVDPLNLVQTSGGIPSINTQHKAIISIRDMIDRQGTIEGKRLTDLFTSPPFGWSPDTLRYLIAAMLIASEIKLKTGGREVTVNGQQAIDALKTNNTFKSVGISLREERPSIEVQARAAERLTELTGDIVIPLEDEISKATVKLLPRLQHEYGPLAEKLRAMGLPGRDCLEALSQDMRDILFTDASDAPQRLGGEESDLFNSLKWASDLKTKLGQGLEETLSGLQTHIKGINALPASGTPGLLKAELAEAIQDTEARLQQPDFFKFSTDFASTLTALKSRMRDTVIAMQAEQAQRIKAAEPDLRRLSEWTELTQQEQNRLLADLEQLGVEASEDLSGLQTLVNQDYSINNTIQDLKQRIQRIGRERLQEKVKQEQDKAVQEGKPKRMQRKLSSKPRITSINELDTLISELNRLRGELSYAHEFELTLNLQDED, encoded by the coding sequence ATGGCAGTGGAAATTAAATCTCTATTTGATAGCAACAAAAACATCTACCGCACCATCGAAAAGGTGATCACTTACGGCGCGTCACAAGAAGAGCGCCTTAAGGCGGAGATCTCTGAATATGTTGTTACCGACAGTATTGAAGAGCAGTTGGAAAGCCTACTGCAGAAGATGGATGCCGCCATGGAGGCGGGTGGCCAGAACGAAGTGGGTGTCTGGGTATCAGGCTTCTACGGTTCCGGTAAAAGCTCCCTCACCAAATACTTGGGCCTGGCGTTTGATGATCGCGTACAGATCGACGGTGTGCCGTTTATCCAACACCTCAAGGATCGGTTGAAAAAGAACACCACTAAAGCCCTGTTGACTAAAGTGGCCAGCCGTTTCCCTGCGGCGGTGCTGATGCTCGACCTTGCCAGTGAGCAGGTTGCAGGTGCTACCATGGAAGAGGTATCTACCGTCCTATATTACAAGGTGCTGCAGTGGGCGGGATACTCCCGCAACCTCAAAGTGGCTGCCTTTGAACGTCGCTTGAAGCTTGACGGTCGCCATGAAGAGTTTCTGCAGCTGTTCCGCGATCTCACCGAAGGCGAAGAGTGGGAAAGCTATCGTAATGACGAACTGGTGGTGGACAGCGTGATCCCGGAAATGGCACACCAGCTCTACCCACAGCTGTTCAAAACGCCCACCTCTTTCACCACTGAAAGCAGCGAAGTCATACGCTTTGAGAACGACCGCGTAACCGAGATGCTCGATATCGCCCGTGAAGCGACTGGCAAAGAGTACATCATCTTCATCATCGATGAGGTCGGTCAGTATGTAGGCTCACGTCAGAATTTAATTCTCAACTTGGATGGCCTGGCCAAGAACCTGAAAAACATCGGAGATGGAAAAGTCTGGATCATCGGTACTGCTCAGCAGACGCTGACCGAAGATGATAGCAAAGCCGCGCTCAACTCCGCTGAGCTCTTCAAACTGAAAGACCGCTTTCCGATTCAGATCGATCTTGAAGCCAACGATATCAAAGAGATCTGCTACACCCGTCTGTTGGGTAAGTCTGCAACTGGTGAATCTGAGCTGGGTCAGCTGTTCGATTTGCATGGCCAGGCACTGCGCCACAACACCAAGCTGGTAGATGCCCGTGCCTACGGTGCCGACTTTAAACGCCAAACCTTTATCGACTTATACCCCTTTCTACCTGCCCATTTTGATATTCTGTTACACCTGCTGGGTGCGCTAGCTAAGTCCACCGGTGGCTATGGCCTGCGTTCGGCTATCAAAGTGGTGCAGGATATTCTGGTGGATGAGTCGGATAACCGCACCCCGATTGCCAAGCAGCCGATGGGCTGGCTAGTAAATACCGTCACCCTGTTTGATGCCCTGGAAAAAGATATCCGTCGGGCCTTCGCTTCCCTGTACGCATCGGTGGATAAGGTGAAGCTGCGCTTCCCGGATTCGGCGCTGCACCAGGATATTGCCAAAACTGTGTGTATCCTTCAGGTACTCAACAACCTGCCGGTGTCCCGTCAGAACGTCACCAGCTTGCTGCACTCAGGCATTGCACAGGCATCAGCGGCTGATAGTATCGCCAACGCCATCGAAGAGCTGATCTCTGATCCCATCGTGCCCTTTGGTGAACAGGACAGTAATCTTTGCTTCTTCAGTGAAAAGCTCAATGAGATCGAACAGGAGCGCGCCAGCATCGCCACCCGTTCAGTTGAGCTGCGTCGCATCATCAGTGATGCCCTGAAAGAAGTGTATTCGCCACTGCCAGCAACCCAGCTGAACGGCACCCTTTCGGTACAAACCGGCCTTAAGGTGCTCACCACGGCTGGCGCAGTCCCCACTGCCTTGGCTGGCGACCGCAACCCGGTGCAGACCATTATCGAGCTGGTTGACCCGGTGGAGTACGACAACGCCAAAACCAGGCTGACCAACGATAGCCGCCAAAAGGGTGAGCTGCAGAACATTTACCTGCTGGGGCGGACTACCCCAGAGATGGATGAACTGACCACCGAGATCTTCCGCTGCCGCGAAGTGGCCACCCGTTACCGCAACGAACCCGACCAGGAAGTGAAAGACTACTGTGCCGGTCAGCTCGACCGTGCCAGCCGCTTGCTGAGCGATTTGGAACGCCATATCCGCCGTAGCCTACTGCAAGGCTCCTTCCTGTTCCGTGGTACGTTGACCGCAGTGGATAGCCAGAGCCAAGACCTGATCGAAGCAGCACGAAAGCACCTGGCCGATGTGGCTGAACAGGTGTTTGATCGTTATGCCGAGGTGCCGGTAAGGGCTGGTACGGATCTGGCCGAAAAGTTCCTGCGCCTGGGTAACCTGTCCGCTGTCACCCACCAGGTTGACCCCCTGAACCTGGTACAAACCAGTGGCGGCATCCCCAGTATTAACACTCAGCATAAAGCAATCATCAGCATCCGCGATATGATCGACCGTCAAGGCACCATTGAAGGCAAGCGCCTGACCGATCTGTTTACCAGCCCACCCTTTGGTTGGTCGCCAGATACTCTGCGCTATCTGATTGCCGCCATGTTAATTGCCAGCGAGATCAAACTTAAAACCGGTGGTCGTGAAGTTACTGTCAACGGCCAGCAAGCGATCGATGCCCTCAAAACCAACAATACCTTCAAGTCAGTGGGCATCTCCCTGCGGGAAGAGCGCCCCTCCATTGAAGTACAAGCTCGGGCAGCTGAACGCCTGACCGAGCTCACCGGTGATATCGTCATCCCGCTGGAAGACGAGATCAGCAAAGCCACCGTCAAGCTGCTGCCACGGCTGCAGCATGAATATGGCCCCCTGGCTGAAAAGCTCAGGGCTATGGGTCTGCCGGGCAGAGATTGTCTGGAGGCGCTGTCTCAAGATATGCGTGACATCCTATTCACCGATGCCTCGGACGCCCCCCAGCGCCTGGGTGGTGAAGAGTCGGATCTGTTTAATAGCCTGAAATGGGCCTCAGACCTGAAGACAAAACTGGGACAGGGGCTGGAAGAAACTCTGAGCGGCCTGCAAACGCACATCAAAGGCATCAACGCACTCCCCGCGAGTGGTACGCCGGGACTATTGAAAGCGGAGCTGGCAGAAGCAATTCAAGACACAGAAGCACGGTTACAGCAGCCGGATTTCTTCAAATTCAGCACTGACTTTGCCTCTACCCTGACCGCACTTAAATCCCGTATGCGCGATACCGTCATCGCCATGCAGGCAGAGCAAGCTCAGCGCATCAAAGCGGCTGAACCGGATCTGCGCCGCTTGTCGGAGTGGACCGAACTGACCCAGCAGGAACAGAACCGCCTGTTGGCGGATTTGGAGCAGCTAGGGGTTGAAGCCAGTGAAGACCTGAGTGGCCTGCAAACCCTGGTCAACCAGGACTACAGCATCAACAACACCATCCAAGATCTCAAACAGCGCATTCAGCGCATCGGCCGCGAGCGCCTGCAGGAAAAGGTTAAGCAAGAGCAGGACAAAGCGGTGCAAGAGGGTAAGCCCAAGCGTATGCAACGTAAGCTTTCCTCGAAGCCTCGTATCACCAGCATCAACGAGCTGGACACCTTGATCAGCGAACTCAACCGTCTGCGTGGTGAATTGAGCTATGCCCACGAGTTTGAGCTGACCCTGAACCTACAGGACGAGGACTAA